The following are encoded together in the Cicer arietinum cultivar CDC Frontier isolate Library 1 chromosome 2, Cicar.CDCFrontier_v2.0, whole genome shotgun sequence genome:
- the LOC101506261 gene encoding heterodimeric geranylgeranyl pyrophosphate synthase small subunit 2, chloroplastic-like, with amino-acid sequence MVIKTSQLANVKSTVHFSCISKSNQYRSHLPLKPTTVRMSMTQTHHTHPYWASLQADIEAHLKQSITIKEPLVVFEPMHHLVFNAPKTTVPALCLAACELVGGQRNQAISAASALLLMEAATYTHEHLLLSDRPKPKPVITHAYGPNVELLTGDGIVPFGFELLARSNGGENSERILRVMVEISRAVGSGGVIDAQYRKTMDSGSDGDEMCHVEGIRRVVEKYEGELHACGAVCGGVLGGGSEEEIERLRNYGFYVGMIQGMLQRGFKDDNKEVEETRKFALHELQFFKDREVDAISTFLNI; translated from the coding sequence ATGGTTATTAAAACTTCCCAACTCGCCAATGTCAAATCCACCGTTCATTTTTCATGCATATCAAAATCAAACCAATACCGTTCCCACTTACCCCTTAAGCCCACAACCGTAAGAATGAGTATGACTCAAACTCATCACACGCATCCTTATTGGGCTTCGTTGCAGGCCGACATTGAAGCCCATCTCAAACAATCAATTACCATCAAAGAACCTCTAGTGGTTTTTGAGCCCATGCATCATCTCGTATTCAACGCCCCAAAAACCACCGTGCCGGCTTTATGCCTCGCCGCATGCGAGCTTGTCGGCGGTCAACGCAACCAAGCCATATCCGCCGCGTCAGCCTTGCTGCTAATGGAAGCAGCTACTTATACTCACGAGCATCTTCTACTTTCAGACAGGCCCAAGCCCAAGCCCGTGATCACTCATGCTTACGGGCCTAATGTTGAGCTTCTAACCGGGGATGGTATTGTTCCATTTGGTTTTGAATTGTTAGCGAGATCCAACGGTGGAGAAAATTCGGAGCGGATCTTGCGCGTGATGGTTGAGATCTCGCGCGCTGTGGGTTCAGGAGGGGTGATAGATGCGCAGTATAGGAAAACTATGGATAGTGGATCTGACGGTGATGAGATGTGCCACGTGGAAGGTATTAGGCGCGTGGTGGAGAAATACGAAGGTGAGTTGCACGCGTGTGGGGCTGTATGTGGAGGTGTATTGGGAGGGGGAAGTGAAGAGGAAATTGAGAGATTAAGGAATTATGGGTTTTATGTTGGGATGATTCAAGGAATGTTACAAAGGGGATTCAAAGACGATAATAAAGAAGTGGAAGAGACAAGAAAATTTGCACTCCATGAATTGCAGTTTTTCAAGGATAGAGAGGTTGATGCAATTTCTACTTTTCTGAATATTTAA
- the LOC140919473 gene encoding subtilisin-like protease 4: MNPKLEPEPANLLATGSGHVNPSRANDPGLVYDIQPDDYIPYLCGLGYSDVEVGIIAHKTIKCSETSSIAEGELNYPSFSVVLGSSQIFTRTVTNVGEAHSTYGVTVSAPKGVDVKV; the protein is encoded by the exons atgaaccctAAACTTGAACCAGAA CCTGCAAATCTCCTTGCGACCGGTTCGGGCCACGTGAATCCATCAAGAGCAAATGATCCTGGATTAGTATATGATATCCAACCTGATGATTATATACCTTATCTCTGTGGTTTAGGCTACAGTGATGTGGAAGTTGGGATCATTGCACACAAGACCATTAAATGCAGTGAGACTTCAAGCATTGCTGAAGGAGAGCTTAACTACCCTTCATTCTCTGTTGTGCTTGGTTCTTCACAGATATTCACAAGGACAGTGACAAATGTAGGTGAGGCCCACTCAACTTATGGTGTCACAGTTTCGGCACCAAAAGGGGTTGATGTGAAGGTCTAG
- the LOC101505950 gene encoding syntaxin-61, with translation MPSAQDPFYVVKEEIQDSIDRLQSNFHQWENTSDTGEHLHLSKEVIAACGSIEWQVDELDKAISVASRDPSWYGIDDVEIENRRRWTSNARTQVRTVKKTVESGKGSNTTSHASINGMHKELMRLPDSHQSTSNKYTAGDNDDFIESESDRQMLLIKRQDEELDELSLSVQRIGGVGLTIHEELLGQEKILDELGNEMDSTSNRLDFVQKRVAMVMKKASVKGQIMMILGLLALFIFLFILVFFT, from the exons ATGCCCTCAGCTCAAGATCCATTTTACGTTGTCAAAGAAGAGATTCAAGATTCT ATTGATAGGTTGCAATCTAATTTTCACCAATGGGAAAACACATCTGATACTGGGGAGCATTTGCACCTTTCAAAGGAAGTTATTGCTGCTTGTGGAAGTATTGAGTGGCAG gTAGATGAATTGGACAAAGCAATTTCTGTTGCATCTAGAGATCCTTCTTGGTATGGCATTGATGATGTGGAGATTGAAAACCGGAGGAGGTGGACCAGCAATGCTCGTACCCAG GTGCGCACAGTTAAGAAAACGGTGGAATCTGGAAAGGGCTCCAATACAACAAGTCATGCAAGTATAAATGGGATGCACAAGGAATTAATGAGGCTTCCTGATTCTCATCAAAGTACATCCAACAAATACACCGCTGGggataatgatgattttatagAATCAGAATCAGATAGGCAGATGCTTCTTATAAA GAGGCAGGACGAGGAGTTGGATGAGCTTAGTTTAAGTGTACAAAGAATTGGAGGTGTTGGACTTACAATACATGAAGAACTCCTTGGGCAG GAAAAGATTTTAGATGAACTTGGCAACGAGATGGACAGTACATCCAATCGTCTAGATTTCGTTCAA AAAAGAGTGGCAATGGTGATGAAGAAGGCAAGTGTGAAGGGCCAGATCATGATGATATTGGGTTTGCTAGCACTGTTCATTTTCCTTTTTATCTTGGTATTCTTCACCTAG
- the LOC101506587 gene encoding uncharacterized protein: MDKANGAKSLSTSLQNLNLNSNSSVTFITHPQFKGLLFKKKKPASLVNLCIGVIGRHLEDIIEDLDEIAICLPGDIKITVAAIARRRKLLNDDVLIALADASWEILDVSGSDVSDFGLIKAAQVCRFIKALDISRCTKITATGISELVKHCHSLETLRCGGCPRSDNTARRCLSIFKPRLEYVEEDSWEELDTKEIASGAQSLRWLVWPKIDNNSLEDFSAECPRIVVNPKPSPFGFMGTQVPFEAFQNIILDDVVVKDIDPKTWTMHGIVAKKPISPPSSSSAELSVAEKFRLAFEERDNRLAPKRAKNARQHQRRAARDFLLMSTRAKAMVLASQVSKSLHS; encoded by the exons atGGATAAAGCTAACGGTGCCAAATCATTATCTACCTCTTTACAAAACCTCAATTTGAATTCTAACTCCTCCGTTACATTCATCACCCATCCTCAATTCAAAG GATTActatttaagaagaaaaaacctGCAAGTCTAGTCAACCTCTGCATTGGAGTTATCGGAAGACATTTGGAGGACATTATTGAAGATTTGGATGAGATTGCTATCTGTTTGCCGGGTGATATAAAG ATTACGGTGGCAGCTATTGCTAGACGAAGAAAGTTGCTGAATGATGATGTCTTGATCGCATTAGCTGATGCTTCATGGGAAATCCTTGATGTCTCTGGCTCAGATGTTTCGGATTTTGGCTTGATAAAAGCAGCTCAAGTATGTAGATTCATTAAAGCTCTGGACATAAG CCGGTGCACCAAAATTACTGCCACTGGTATATCTGAACTTGTGAAGCACTGCCATTCATTGGAGACATTGAGATGCGG AGGGTGTCCAAGGAGTGACAACACTGCTCGGAGATGCTTGAGTATATTTAAACCAAGGCTAGAGTATGTGGAAGAGGATTCTTGGGAGGAGCTTGATACTAAAGAAATTGCTAGCGGTGCACAATCACTCAGGTGGTTAGTATGG CCGAAAATTGATAATAATTCTCTAGAGGACTTTTCCGCCGAGTGCCCGCGTATCGTAGTAAATCCTAAACCATCTCCCTTTGGGTTTATGGGAACTCAGGTTCCTTTTGAAGCATTTCAAAATATCATATTAGATGATGTAGTTGTCAAAGATATTGATCCCAAGACATGGACAATGCATGGGATTGTTGCAAAGAAGCCCATTTCTCCACCTTCTTCAAGCTCCGCTGAATTATCAGTAGCTGAAAAATTCAGACTTGCCTTTGAGGAAAGGGACAATCGGTTAGCTCCAAAGCGAGCTAAAAACGCTCGGCAACATCAGCGTCGGGCAGCACGGGACTTCTTGTTGATGAGCACAAGAGCCAAGGCCATGGTCTTGGCATCGCAAGTAAGCAAGTCTCTTCATAGTTGA
- the LOC101495731 gene encoding cytochrome P450 71D10-like yields the protein MAKEVMKTHDFTFCDRPSLLLLSILTYNGSDIAFSKYGEKWRQLRKMIVVELLNAKRVQSFRSIREEEVSDLVKSIYESEGSVVNLTKMIYSMTYGITGRAAFGKKNQQQQVFISAFEKILIILGGFCIADLFPSIKILLERVSSTKTKFEKLCRETDGILQDIINDHKNSDKEARDEDLVDVLLKLQQENKHSKNPLTDDNIKSVIQAGDALDWW from the exons ATGGCCAAAGAGGTTATGAAAACACATGACTTCACCTTTTGTGATAGACCATCATTGCTTTTGCTTTCGATACTTACTTACAATGGTTCAGACATTGCCTTCTCTAAATATGGAGAAAAGTGGAGACAACTTCGAAAGATGATTGTTGTTGAGCTATTAAATGCAAAGCGTGTTCAATCATTTAGGTCCATAAGAGAAGAAGAGGTGTCAGATCTTGTTAAATCAATATATGAATCTGAAGGCTCAGTTGTTAATCTCACTAAAATGATTTACTCAATGACATATGGAATAACAGGGCGAGCAGCTTTTGGAAAAAAGAACCAACAACAACAAGTTTTCATATCAGCTTTTGAGAAAATATTGATCATATTGGGAGGATTTTGTATTGCTGATCTTTTTCCTTCTATAAAAATATTGCTTGAAAGGGTGAGTAGTACAAAGACTAAATTTGAAAAACTTTGTAGAGAGACTGATGGAATATTGCAAGACATCATCAATGATCACAAAAACAGTGACAAAGAAGCAAGGGATGAAGATCTAGTAGATGTTCTTCTCAAGCTTCAACAAGAAAATAAACACTCGAAAAATCCATTGACCGATGACAATATTAAATCAGTCATCCAG GCTGGTGACGCCTTAGACTGGTGGTGA